A genomic window from Pyxidicoccus trucidator includes:
- a CDS encoding ATP-grasp domain-containing protein: MDVAVLTYSGLPQLDSFDAALVPALGELGLDARPVIWDDPAVDWRTVRLALVRNTWDSHLRRDAFVAWAGKVDRLTRLHNPAEVLRWNTHKRYLRELEAKGVLVTPTVWVEPGGTLDVGTLLRERGWDAVVLKPAVSAGALKTYVFPRAEAATATARVAELAAEGDVLVQPYLTAFETEGERSYIFFDGVLSHAVHRPPTLLSAPRGFSEPRAFTPEDAAELKLAESVLEAMGRPLLYARVDVATDNEGRTRLQEVEVTEPRLFLSLDAGAPGRLARAIAAKL; this comes from the coding sequence TTGGACGTCGCCGTCCTCACCTACTCCGGCCTGCCCCAGCTCGACAGCTTCGATGCCGCCCTCGTGCCCGCGCTGGGCGAGCTGGGCCTGGACGCACGGCCCGTCATCTGGGACGACCCGGCGGTGGACTGGCGCACGGTGCGCCTGGCCCTGGTCCGCAACACGTGGGACTCGCACCTGCGGCGCGACGCCTTCGTGGCCTGGGCGGGCAAGGTGGACCGCCTCACCCGCCTCCACAACCCGGCGGAGGTGCTGCGGTGGAACACGCACAAGCGCTACCTCCGCGAGCTGGAGGCGAAGGGCGTGCTGGTGACGCCCACCGTCTGGGTGGAGCCGGGCGGCACGCTGGACGTGGGCACGCTGCTGCGAGAGCGCGGCTGGGACGCGGTGGTGCTCAAGCCCGCGGTGTCCGCGGGCGCGCTGAAGACGTACGTCTTCCCCCGCGCGGAGGCGGCGACCGCCACCGCCCGCGTGGCGGAGCTGGCCGCCGAGGGCGACGTCCTGGTGCAGCCCTACCTCACCGCCTTCGAGACGGAGGGCGAGCGCAGCTACATCTTCTTCGACGGAGTCCTCAGCCACGCGGTGCACCGGCCGCCCACGCTGCTGAGCGCGCCGCGCGGCTTCTCCGAGCCGCGCGCCTTCACGCCCGAGGACGCGGCCGAGCTGAAGCTGGCGGAGTCCGTGCTGGAGGCCATGGGCCGGCCCCTGCTCTACGCCCGCGTGGACGTGGCCACGGACAACGAGGGCCGCACACGGCTCCAGGAGGTGGAGGTGACGGAGCCGCGCCTGTTCCTCTCGCTGGACGCGGGGGCACCGGGCCGGCTGGCCCGGGCCATCGCCGCGAAGCTGTGA